One Baekduia alba genomic window, CCAGGCGCGCGAGCAGGACGGAGCCGGCGAGGATGCCGCCCTGGACGATGTTGATGTAGGCGGGCTTGAGCTCGAGCAGGATCAGCCCGGTCGAGATGACCTGCAGGAAGATCGCGCCGACGAGCGTCCCCAGGACGTTGAACTTGCCGACCCGCACCGCGGTCGACCCCAGGAAGACGGCGGCGAACACCGGCAGCAGGTAGGGCACGCCCAGGTCCGGCGTGGACTGGCCCGCCTGCGACGTGAGCAGCATCCCCGCCACCGCCGAGCAGACCGCGCCGATGACGAACCCCAGCACGCGCAGCTCGCGCACCCGCAGGCCCGAGAGCCGTGCCGCCTCGATGTTGCCGCCGATCGCGTACATGTAGCGCCCGATCTCGGACCGCTCGAGCAGGACGAACAGCACCACGAACACCGCCAGCGCCACGTAGACCTGGCTCGACAGCCCGAACAGCTCGGCGTTGGCGAGCGACTTGTAGCTGTCGGGGACGCCCTGGAAGACGGACTGCTGGCCGGAGATCTGGTACTCGACGCCCTGGAGCACGGTGCCCATCGCCAGGGTGATGACGAACGACGAGGCGCCGGCGTAGGCGACGGCGATGCCATTGGTCAGCCCGACCGCGACACCGAGGCCGAGCGTCAGCGCGATCGCCAGGACGTAGTTGACGTCCGACTTGGACAGCAGCACGACCGCCGCCGTCCCGCCCAGGCCGATCATCGCGCCCAGCGACAGGTCGAAGTCGTTCATGACCAGCACCACGGTCATGCCGAACGCGGCGATCGCCAGCGGCGACAGGTCGCGCAGCATCGTCTCGACGTTGTCGACGGTCGGGAAGATGTGCGGCCGCAGCGCCGAGAACAGCGCGATGGTGGCGGCCAGCGCCAGCAGCACGCCGTGCCGGCGCGCGCCGCCGAGCACCGTGGCGGCCCGCGCGCCGCGACCCGGCGACGCCCGCAGGGGCGCCGCCGTGGCCGCGGTGGTCGGGGAGGAGGTCTGGCTCATGGCAACTGCCCGGCTCCGAACTGCGCCGCGCTGTTCGGCGAGGACGTCTGGCTCATGACGACTCCCCCGCTCCGAACTGCGCCTTCCATTTGGCCCTGAAGTAGCTCGCGTAGTCGAAGACGGGGTCCTGGAGCTTGTTGGGGTCCTTCTGGACGTTGTCCTTGGTGATGATCTGGCCGCCGTACAGCGCCGCCGGGTACTGCGTCGGCTCGCCGTACGCCGTGAACGGCGTCTTGTGGACGGTGTTCTGCACGGCCTCGTCGACGGCGATCCAGCCGTAGGCTTCCCACGGCAGGTCGACCGCGACCGAGATGTCGCCGTCGCGGATGGACTGCAGCATGCCCTGGTCCGGGAACGGCGCGACGACGACCGGCGCCTTGTCGCCGGTCAGGCCGACGCGGTGGATGCCCTGCACGATCGGCGGCGTGAGGATGTCGCAGCACGACCAGATCGCGTTGATGTCCGGGTGCTGGCGCAGCATCGCCACGATGCCGG contains:
- a CDS encoding ABC transporter permease produces the protein MSQTSSPTTAATAAPLRASPGRGARAATVLGGARRHGVLLALAATIALFSALRPHIFPTVDNVETMLRDLSPLAIAAFGMTVVLVMNDFDLSLGAMIGLGGTAAVVLLSKSDVNYVLAIALTLGLGVAVGLTNGIAVAYAGASSFVITLAMGTVLQGVEYQISGQQSVFQGVPDSYKSLANAELFGLSSQVYVALAVFVVLFVLLERSEIGRYMYAIGGNIEAARLSGLRVRELRVLGFVIGAVCSAVAGMLLTSQAGQSTPDLGVPYLLPVFAAVFLGSTAVRVGKFNVLGTLVGAIFLQVISTGLILLELKPAYINIVQGGILAGSVLLARLGRNDARG